A window of the Gossypium arboreum isolate Shixiya-1 chromosome 2, ASM2569848v2, whole genome shotgun sequence genome harbors these coding sequences:
- the LOC108466202 gene encoding uncharacterized protein LOC108466202, with translation MSLDSVLQSEKYGQVLISLGVYPIDQNIGEWLTWFFARGTKEQCRIFCCASWLIWSSRNQFVHEKKSISVRDLVEKIRSYLTELEGIRDKKLASITENTHSQIEETSRSKVLFDAAFDGRNFRSASGVVVRDQMGVTTLHENISSSFVAEAHTGLEAIKLVTSMGLSSVIIKGHSKTVIKKCKSQEVDKSVLGAIIRDIQRKRDSLQDVIF, from the coding sequence ATGTCTTTAGACAGTGTCCTGCAGTCAGAAAAATATGGTCAAGTCTTAATCTCTCTTGGGGTATATCCTATAGATCAAAATATTGGTGAATGGCTTACCTGGTTTTTTGCAAGAGGTACCAAGGAACAGTGCAGGATCTTTTGTTGTGCATCGTGGCTCATATGGAGCTCAAGGAACCAGTTTGTTCATGAAAAGAAATCCATTTCAGTACGGGATCTAGTTGAGAAAATCAGAAGCTATTTGACTGAACTGGAAGGGATCAGAGATAAGAAACTTGCCTCTATTACCGAAAACACCCATAGTCAAATAGAGGAGACATCGAGATCAAAGGTATTGTTTGATGCAGCCTTTGATGGGAGAAATTTTCGATCGGCCTCGGGGGTAGTGGTTAGGGACCAGATGGGGGTAACGACACTCCATGAAAATATCTCCTCCTCATTCGTAGCCGAAGCTCATACAGGGTTAGAGGCCATCAAGTTAGTAACATCAATGGGTTTATCTTCTGTAATAATAAAGGGACACTCGAAAACAGTTATTAAGAAATGTAAATCGCAAGAAGTAGACAAATCCGTTCTTGGAGCGATCATTCGAGATATTCAGAGAAAAAGAGACAGTCTTCAAGATGTTATTTTCTAG